Proteins from a genomic interval of Gemmatimonas sp.:
- a CDS encoding type IV secretion system DNA-binding domain-containing protein has product MTKPLDLTTPVDVPELASIGLTVDRAALTRGILVLGSTGSGKTASVLAPLLFGLLREREAAPLEHRSAVVVIDPKRELASPVLASCAGVHVIAAEGTPPIDAFGSIDRDRADAGVYTDHLLALAGESWEGVRDPFWRTSGREVLRDCVALDLEFAVIGGGVADGHIRRALFWRDLAQTCVNAGRLTAPEARLLQSSQLPISRYLCLLRLLAREPGAGPLPVKPSGADLVLTTLTAHLPSFAPQALWRLPELANETATSVVATAASLVGALSSARVQRAVRLDVLPAVRPTQRLSLFETIRRGEVVIYQPADSSDESAAIGRALKSAVYNAVLYGAACLPDGRPQRLAALVIDEWPVVVTAGGVADHEYLALCRGFGGATILGAQSLAAIRERLPGRSTDAVRAAITNTATRVQLATTCPDTVQELRHLVGPPPVPGPHLLDVRSPAHFLPGEAVWVAPGAWGIGRVKLCSSLPRWNAPMRQELTPLQSAQLTIEL; this is encoded by the coding sequence ATGACCAAGCCCCTCGACCTGACAACGCCGGTCGATGTGCCCGAGCTCGCGAGTATTGGGCTCACGGTTGACCGTGCGGCTCTTACACGCGGAATCCTCGTGCTCGGTTCGACAGGCAGCGGCAAGACCGCTTCCGTGCTGGCCCCGCTGCTTTTCGGGTTGCTCCGGGAGCGAGAGGCCGCACCTCTTGAGCATCGCAGTGCCGTCGTCGTGATCGACCCCAAGCGAGAGCTCGCATCGCCGGTACTGGCGTCGTGCGCGGGCGTGCATGTGATCGCCGCTGAAGGGACACCCCCAATCGATGCGTTCGGCTCCATCGACCGTGACCGAGCCGACGCCGGGGTCTACACCGATCATCTGCTCGCGCTGGCGGGCGAGTCGTGGGAGGGTGTGCGCGATCCGTTTTGGCGGACCTCGGGTCGCGAAGTCCTTCGCGACTGCGTGGCGCTCGATCTTGAGTTTGCCGTGATCGGGGGCGGGGTAGCCGATGGTCACATCCGGCGAGCACTCTTCTGGCGTGATCTGGCCCAAACCTGCGTGAATGCCGGCCGCCTCACGGCGCCAGAGGCGCGGCTGCTCCAATCCTCGCAGCTGCCCATCAGCCGCTATCTCTGCCTACTGCGCCTGCTCGCCAGGGAACCCGGAGCGGGGCCGTTGCCAGTCAAGCCAAGTGGCGCCGATCTGGTACTCACGACGCTGACGGCGCACCTGCCGTCGTTCGCCCCCCAGGCGCTCTGGCGATTGCCGGAGCTGGCCAATGAGACGGCGACTTCAGTTGTGGCGACTGCAGCGAGTCTTGTCGGGGCGCTGTCGAGCGCGCGGGTCCAGCGTGCGGTGCGGTTGGACGTGCTGCCAGCGGTGCGGCCGACTCAGCGTTTGTCGCTGTTCGAGACCATCCGGCGCGGCGAGGTGGTGATCTACCAGCCTGCCGATTCCAGCGACGAGAGCGCAGCGATCGGCCGCGCCCTCAAGTCGGCAGTGTACAACGCCGTGTTGTACGGTGCTGCGTGCCTCCCCGACGGTCGACCGCAGCGGCTGGCCGCATTGGTGATCGACGAGTGGCCCGTCGTAGTGACCGCGGGCGGCGTGGCGGATCACGAGTACCTCGCGCTCTGCCGCGGTTTCGGGGGGGCCACCATTCTCGGCGCCCAGTCGCTGGCGGCGATTCGCGAGCGGCTACCGGGCCGGTCCACCGACGCGGTACGGGCGGCGATTACGAACACCGCGACGCGTGTGCAGCTGGCCACCACCTGTCCGGACACCGTCCAAGAGCTTCGCCATCTGGTAGGCCCCCCGCCCGTTCCGGGGCCGCACCTTTTGGACGTCCGCTCCCCCGCGCATTTCCTACCCGGTGAAGCCGTGTGGGTCGCGCCTGGCGCCTGGGGGATTGGGCGGGTAAAGCTTTGCAGTTCCTTGCCTCGATGGAACGCTCCCATGCGTCAGGAACTGACTCCGCTCCAGAGCGCCCAGCTCACCATTGAGCTCTGA